A window from Flavobacteriales bacterium encodes these proteins:
- a CDS encoding aminotransferase class III-fold pyridoxal phosphate-dependent enzyme produces LKENNIEDAITEIRGEGLMIAIELKEPCAAVRKELLFEHQIFTGASSNKNAIRLLPPLSVTKEELDYFADKFIAVLTNTLVK; encoded by the coding sequence TTGAAAGAAAATAATATAGAGGATGCCATTACCGAGATTCGAGGGGAAGGTTTAATGATTGCCATTGAGTTGAAAGAACCTTGTGCAGCAGTTCGAAAAGAATTGTTGTTTGAGCACCAAATATTTACTGGAGCATCATCGAATAAAAATGCCATTCGTTTATTACCTCCTCTTTCTGTTACGAAAGAAGAGTTAGATTATTTCGCAGATAAATTTATTGCAGTTTTAACCAATACTTTGGTAAAATGA